Proteins encoded in a region of the Paenibacillus pedocola genome:
- a CDS encoding MFS transporter, protein MSKPNLQTDTAAPPIWLSPAFMILLGAGAVMALGNKIYELALPLILYDLTKSSVVMSTMRGIEFLPNLLLAVFIGVLVDRAHKKRWSLTAILLQIVLLAGLYLAIERGTHSMLLFYVAGFLLMTFGYAYSNARVAMVKHSLPTSMLTPANASYNFVTTFVGITGPVLTGLLLMLPKLHEALLLTAVAFSLAFVTLSFIRTEETPRIAAHSREGFWKELQAGWTELRTNRLLVAMSIAVVFLNCSSGMVDTTIIFFAKDELKLSNLELGIVFSAAGVGGLAGSLLIGRLRRYFPVGRLMTLSSLFTGLTSIIFFVSHSAYLLALGLFLYGCFETVSTVSIWTFRQETTPYHLIGRVSGITGSIFKLGMPFAIMGSGWISELSGPRTVFLITIAVNLLIFAGCWLSPLWRQRGALV, encoded by the coding sequence ATGTCTAAACCCAATTTACAGACTGACACAGCTGCCCCGCCGATCTGGCTCAGTCCGGCCTTTATGATTCTGCTCGGCGCAGGTGCCGTAATGGCCCTGGGGAATAAAATTTATGAGCTTGCGCTTCCCCTCATTCTTTATGATCTCACGAAATCCTCAGTCGTGATGTCCACAATGAGAGGCATTGAGTTTCTGCCAAACCTGCTGCTCGCAGTGTTCATAGGTGTACTTGTTGACAGAGCGCATAAGAAGAGGTGGTCCTTAACCGCCATTCTGCTGCAGATTGTTTTACTTGCCGGTCTTTATCTGGCGATTGAGCGGGGCACCCACTCAATGCTCCTGTTCTATGTAGCCGGGTTTCTGCTGATGACCTTTGGATATGCATACTCCAATGCCAGGGTTGCCATGGTGAAGCACTCTCTGCCTACATCCATGCTTACTCCGGCTAATGCATCTTATAATTTCGTCACTACCTTTGTCGGAATAACCGGCCCCGTGCTGACCGGACTCCTGCTAATGCTGCCAAAGCTGCATGAAGCATTGCTGCTCACGGCAGTCGCCTTCAGCTTGGCGTTCGTCACCTTAAGCTTTATTAGAACGGAGGAAACTCCACGAATCGCAGCCCATAGCAGGGAAGGCTTCTGGAAGGAGCTTCAGGCAGGCTGGACCGAGCTGCGCACGAACCGTTTGCTGGTCGCGATGAGCATCGCTGTTGTGTTCCTCAACTGCTCATCCGGTATGGTAGACACTACCATTATCTTCTTCGCCAAGGATGAGCTGAAGCTGAGCAATCTGGAGCTTGGGATTGTGTTCTCGGCAGCTGGAGTCGGCGGGCTAGCTGGAAGCCTGCTGATAGGCAGACTGCGGCGTTATTTTCCGGTTGGCCGGTTAATGACCTTGTCCAGCTTATTCACCGGGCTTACGAGTATTATCTTCTTCGTCTCCCACTCTGCTTATTTGCTCGCTCTCGGTTTATTCCTGTACGGATGTTTCGAGACGGTAAGCACCGTCAGCATCTGGACGTTCCGCCAGGAGACTACCCCCTATCATCTCATTGGCCGGGTAAGCGGGATTACCGGTTCGATTTTCAAGCTGGGGATGCCGTTTGCGATTATGGGTTCCGGCTGGATCTCCGAGCTGTCCGGTCCGCGTACCGTATTTTTGATCACTATTGCTGTAAATTTACTGATCTTCGCCGGCTGCTGGTTAAGCCCTCTCTGGCGGCAGCGGGGAGCACTAGTTTAA
- a CDS encoding SDR family oxidoreductase, whose product MRLQDKVAVVTGAASGMGKAIAILYASEGAKVVVSDINPEAANVTVEEIKAGGGKAIMVKTNVAVEDDIQNLIDTAVTTYGTVDILVNNAGIMDNFEPAGDIKDDQWERIFAINTTSVMRATRKVLPLFLDKKKGVIINIASAGGLFGARAGAAYTATKHAVVGFTKNTGFMYAKEGIRCNAIAPGGVETNISSTMTHINEFGMGRIQAGLALNPRNGKPDEIARVALFLASDEASFVNASVITADGGWTAY is encoded by the coding sequence ATGAGACTTCAAGACAAGGTTGCTGTAGTTACCGGAGCTGCTTCAGGGATGGGCAAAGCGATCGCTATTCTATATGCCAGCGAGGGCGCAAAGGTCGTTGTTTCCGACATTAATCCTGAGGCCGCTAACGTTACAGTGGAAGAGATCAAAGCCGGCGGCGGTAAAGCGATTATGGTCAAGACTAATGTGGCTGTAGAGGATGATATTCAGAATCTAATCGATACTGCTGTCACAACGTATGGAACAGTAGATATACTGGTGAACAATGCCGGTATTATGGATAACTTTGAGCCTGCAGGTGACATTAAGGATGACCAGTGGGAGCGGATTTTTGCCATCAATACAACCTCTGTCATGCGCGCAACCCGCAAAGTGCTCCCCCTATTCCTCGATAAGAAAAAAGGGGTAATCATCAACATCGCCTCTGCTGGCGGTTTATTCGGTGCCCGGGCCGGCGCTGCCTATACTGCCACTAAGCATGCCGTTGTTGGTTTCACCAAGAACACCGGGTTTATGTACGCCAAGGAAGGAATTCGCTGCAACGCGATTGCCCCCGGCGGAGTAGAGACGAATATCAGCTCAACGATGACCCATATTAACGAATTCGGTATGGGACGCATCCAGGCCGGATTGGCGCTTAACCCGCGTAACGGCAAGCCGGATGAAATCGCAAGGGTAGCACTGTTTCTCGCTTCCGATGAAGCCAGCTTTGTGAACGCTTCGGTCATTACTGCTGATGGCGGCTGGACTGCTTATTAA
- a CDS encoding ABC transporter ATP-binding protein translates to MSHSMRSQLAALWPIIRKYKWSFINLFFCILVTSVIGMVYPYIFGLLVDEVFYHRNLQFLFFIVIGYGIIFLSEQSLHTVLNSVWSYLVTRFSFDIRKKLFDKLMLLQPAFFTQSKSGELMAVINRDADEVMNLIHWNIFYLTANSIRLLTAIAFVMAANVYLGLLMLVVVPVVVFTIMSFSRAMKSRLKNQREQYGQFMSWTLEMLAGLRDVRLLAAEKYSTRVFVRQLVKYMRLKNQSSMIDFVSERTISLISLGSDLTLYITASIMIVQGHLTIGAFIAIIEYFSKGSGLLKSMSGANSRIQQNKVSIERVFQLLQEEEEELNSKGPQVQVTDGEIEFKGVSFRYRDETPVLNQVNLVIEGGQTVAIVGKSGGGKSTLISLLLGLYRVDDGDILIDGTSITGSDLKSLRKAVSVSFQEPFLFEGTVRENLLWGSTAHSDDALWAACDKAFITDYVRELPQGLHTIIGGSSGISMSGGQKQRIALARMFLKQPRILVFDEATSALDGEAENVIKDSWHNLDGRVTTIIIAHRLSTIIRADKVAVLDQGRIVAFAHHRKLLAESPVYRQLFVEQYTESEVIAADEQVIS, encoded by the coding sequence GTGAGCCATTCAATGCGTAGCCAGCTCGCGGCCTTGTGGCCGATTATCCGCAAATATAAATGGAGCTTCATCAATCTGTTTTTCTGTATCCTGGTCACTTCCGTTATCGGAATGGTGTATCCGTATATTTTTGGGCTGCTGGTAGACGAAGTATTCTATCACCGCAATCTCCAGTTTTTATTTTTTATCGTGATAGGGTACGGGATAATTTTTCTGTCCGAGCAGAGTCTGCATACGGTTCTGAACAGTGTCTGGTCTTACCTAGTGACCCGGTTCTCGTTCGATATCCGCAAAAAGCTGTTTGACAAGCTGATGCTCCTACAGCCTGCTTTTTTTACGCAGAGTAAATCCGGTGAGCTGATGGCGGTGATCAATCGTGATGCCGATGAAGTAATGAATCTGATCCATTGGAATATTTTTTACCTGACAGCCAACAGTATACGCCTGTTGACGGCAATCGCTTTTGTGATGGCCGCCAATGTGTATTTAGGCCTCCTGATGTTGGTGGTTGTGCCGGTCGTTGTGTTTACGATTATGTCATTCAGCCGGGCCATGAAGTCCCGCTTGAAGAATCAGCGCGAGCAGTACGGACAATTCATGAGCTGGACCCTCGAAATGCTGGCCGGCCTGCGTGACGTGCGTCTGCTCGCCGCAGAGAAGTATAGTACGCGAGTTTTTGTCCGGCAGCTCGTTAAGTATATGCGTCTGAAAAACCAGTCAAGCATGATCGATTTTGTCTCGGAGCGCACGATTAGCCTCATTAGTCTGGGCTCAGATCTGACTTTGTACATCACCGCGAGCATTATGATTGTGCAGGGGCACTTAACGATCGGCGCTTTTATCGCAATTATTGAGTATTTCTCTAAAGGAAGCGGCCTGCTGAAAAGTATGAGCGGTGCCAACAGCCGGATCCAGCAGAATAAAGTGTCTATCGAGCGTGTATTCCAGCTGCTCCAGGAAGAGGAGGAGGAGCTGAACAGCAAGGGACCGCAGGTTCAAGTGACAGATGGCGAAATTGAATTTAAAGGGGTCTCCTTCCGTTACCGGGACGAAACGCCTGTCCTTAATCAGGTTAATTTGGTGATCGAAGGCGGGCAGACCGTGGCAATTGTAGGCAAGAGCGGAGGAGGCAAAAGCACACTGATCTCCCTGCTGCTGGGGTTATACCGGGTAGATGATGGCGATATCCTCATTGACGGAACTTCAATTACGGGTTCCGATCTGAAGTCTCTGCGTAAAGCGGTTAGCGTATCTTTTCAAGAGCCTTTTTTGTTTGAAGGTACAGTGCGGGAGAATCTGTTATGGGGCAGCACGGCGCATTCCGACGATGCTTTGTGGGCTGCATGCGATAAAGCCTTTATTACCGATTATGTGCGTGAGCTTCCGCAGGGACTCCATACCATCATCGGCGGGAGCAGCGGAATATCCATGTCAGGAGGACAAAAGCAGCGGATTGCCCTAGCACGGATGTTCCTGAAACAGCCGCGGATTCTGGTCTTCGATGAGGCAACCTCCGCGCTGGATGGAGAGGCCGAGAACGTAATCAAAGACAGTTGGCACAATCTTGATGGCCGCGTGACAACGATTATTATCGCGCACCGGCTGTCGACGATTATCCGTGCCGACAAAGTGGCAGTGCTGGATCAAGGGCGGATCGTCGCGTTCGCTCATCACCGCAAGCTTTTGGCTGAGAGCCCTGTCTACCGCCAGCTTTTTGTAGAGCAATATACAGAAAGTGAGGTGATTGCTGCCGATGAACAAGTCATTTCATAA
- a CDS encoding ABC transporter ATP-binding protein, which produces MNKSFHNIRVRVEWIRTFKEQWFHQRRQWLVLIAFKLMLLALGMAAPLLFKLLVDQVMVGRKLQMLWFVCLGYVGIYIAETAIMGGQTAIGNKLSNRLTFAVRLAVWRSYMRLPFNKLERMNTGDMKARIDQDVESVNRLFKVQALDYGYSCAMVVIGAVLMAWFSWKLALFGLLMVPVSFWITRKLGKGARKAAERNRNIYGQYEGWLQTAIQGWREIKANHMQKRVSLKFTEYWHDISQSFFRQHMYWFGNRALQAFKDFFITRMNLYFIGGLLILHGEMTIGSLLVFMKYYEQMFTQLGIINDLDMQFTGELPGLEKVKVMITETPAKRAKRGQILDRSAEEQRDQPALLVANVAFSYNGLNQQVLQDVSFEIQAGTRIAIVGRSGSGKSTLAKLLLGMYQPDNGEIRLSGRNISEVNETELHRYIGVVMQDPAIFNMSILDNIKLARPKATDQEIQEACCMANMGEFIEKLPLQYETVIGEKGVQLSGGQKQRLALARVLWSDAKVIVMDEATSMLDHESETEINRTLDSFAGERTFIVIAHRLSSVMRSDHIILLNEGSVEDRGTHSELWQRSTLYRTLFQQHLQESV; this is translated from the coding sequence ATGAACAAGTCATTTCATAACATTAGAGTCCGCGTGGAGTGGATACGTACCTTTAAAGAGCAGTGGTTTCACCAGCGGAGGCAGTGGCTAGTTCTGATTGCCTTCAAGCTGATGCTCCTGGCTCTTGGGATGGCAGCGCCGCTGCTGTTCAAACTGCTGGTGGACCAGGTCATGGTTGGACGGAAGCTCCAGATGCTGTGGTTTGTTTGCTTAGGATATGTGGGGATCTATATCGCTGAAACAGCTATCATGGGTGGCCAGACCGCGATTGGCAACAAGCTGTCGAACCGGCTGACCTTTGCCGTACGCCTTGCGGTGTGGCGCAGTTATATGCGCTTGCCGTTCAACAAATTAGAGCGGATGAATACCGGCGATATGAAGGCCCGGATAGATCAGGATGTGGAGTCTGTTAACCGGTTATTTAAAGTACAGGCGCTGGACTATGGTTATAGTTGTGCCATGGTTGTTATCGGTGCGGTATTGATGGCCTGGTTCAGCTGGAAGCTGGCTTTATTTGGTCTGCTGATGGTACCCGTCTCCTTCTGGATTACTAGGAAGCTGGGAAAAGGTGCACGAAAAGCGGCTGAAAGAAACCGTAATATCTATGGCCAGTACGAAGGTTGGCTGCAGACTGCGATTCAAGGCTGGCGTGAGATCAAAGCGAATCATATGCAGAAACGGGTATCTCTCAAGTTTACCGAGTACTGGCATGACATCAGTCAATCCTTTTTCCGGCAGCATATGTATTGGTTCGGTAACCGGGCACTGCAGGCATTCAAGGATTTCTTTATCACCCGGATGAATCTCTATTTCATCGGCGGCCTGCTGATTCTGCATGGAGAGATGACGATCGGCAGTCTGCTCGTGTTCATGAAATATTATGAGCAAATGTTCACTCAGCTGGGGATCATTAATGATTTGGATATGCAGTTTACTGGTGAGCTGCCCGGACTTGAGAAGGTGAAGGTTATGATTACAGAAACACCTGCCAAGCGCGCCAAGCGCGGCCAAATACTTGACCGGAGTGCAGAAGAGCAGCGGGATCAACCGGCCTTACTTGTTGCAAACGTTGCTTTCAGCTATAACGGGCTGAATCAGCAAGTGCTGCAGGACGTGTCTTTTGAGATTCAAGCTGGTACAAGAATAGCAATTGTCGGCAGAAGCGGCTCCGGCAAAAGCACACTGGCTAAGCTGCTGTTAGGCATGTATCAGCCGGACAACGGAGAAATCCGGTTATCGGGCAGAAATATATCTGAAGTGAATGAAACGGAACTGCACCGGTATATCGGAGTGGTCATGCAGGACCCGGCTATTTTCAACATGTCGATCCTCGACAATATAAAGCTGGCCCGGCCAAAGGCAACGGATCAGGAAATACAAGAAGCCTGCTGCATGGCAAATATGGGGGAATTCATCGAAAAGCTTCCTCTGCAATACGAAACGGTCATTGGCGAAAAAGGTGTACAGCTGTCCGGCGGACAGAAGCAGCGGCTTGCGCTGGCCCGGGTACTGTGGTCCGATGCCAAAGTAATCGTAATGGACGAAGCCACTTCGATGCTCGATCATGAATCGGAGACGGAAATTAACCGTACACTGGACAGTTTTGCGGGCGAGCGGACCTTTATCGTCATTGCCCACCGTCTTTCCTCGGTCATGCGGTCAGACCACATTATCCTATTGAATGAAGGCAGCGTGGAGGACCGCGGCACGCACAGTGAGCTTTGGCAGCGGAGCACACTTTACCGGACCTTGTTCCAGCAGCATCTGCAGGAATCTGTATAA
- a CDS encoding sedoheptulokinase produces MKFIGLDIGTTSITGLIYDLEQKTVVCSVTEDTGNGTPEHREEWERLQDPESIIQRTCQILEQLYPMAEEISGIGLTGQMHGIVYTDNRGQHVSPLYTWQDGRAGLPCADGSSYAHKLSEITGYTVAPGYGLATHYYNIQNGLVPAAAVSFCTIADYAALRLTGSSSPLIDPTQAAGIGCYSFETGGFDYAAIERAGIHTGLLPQVVPSGTVVGTTQAGIPVYCSLGDNQASFIGSVPVPDESVLLNIGTGSQLSVLLPDAEYQLAGMEIRPFPGGGRLVVGAALSGGKSYVLLEHFFRELITAYTGEAPGKLYSFMEQLLSDGETAGTELTVNTQFLGTRTDPEVRGSIGQISLDNFTPARLAHGFLQGMIDELYAFYTTLTSLTGNVYKYAIGSGNALRANAVLCAKAQSTFKLPLALSHSPEEAAVGAALYAAVGAGGIESFTEAGQYIGLELPADPEPIVPEADRQRLMKLYGLTLYKDDDVLSSSEQLSTLGVKYNPNGLQESTIHSSPYRIKVTAGASIGPLRLGMSRSEIETAGADLPVFYKVGYDTAGLANFIEIANPEEEAFCTFGETDLFRTPASELIEILDQISPYQRDHAETGCTYIFPHIGFTLWRSMALTEADLLTDEYRSLPPDIYEDEKRRLYFESVSVFPVEVKS; encoded by the coding sequence ATGAAGTTTATAGGACTGGATATTGGTACGACATCAATCACCGGACTGATCTATGATCTGGAGCAGAAGACTGTAGTCTGCTCCGTCACCGAGGACACCGGTAACGGCACACCGGAGCATAGAGAAGAGTGGGAACGGCTTCAGGATCCCGAATCTATCATTCAGAGAACCTGTCAGATTCTTGAACAACTCTATCCTATGGCGGAGGAAATAAGCGGAATTGGCCTAACCGGACAGATGCACGGAATTGTCTATACCGATAACAGGGGGCAACATGTCAGTCCATTATACACATGGCAGGACGGCAGAGCAGGTCTGCCATGTGCTGACGGCTCTTCTTATGCACACAAGCTGAGTGAGATTACAGGCTATACCGTTGCTCCGGGTTACGGGCTTGCTACACATTACTATAATATCCAGAATGGGCTCGTTCCGGCTGCAGCGGTCAGCTTCTGTACGATTGCTGATTATGCCGCACTTCGGCTGACAGGAAGCAGCTCGCCGTTAATCGATCCAACCCAAGCTGCAGGTATCGGGTGCTACAGTTTTGAAACGGGAGGGTTTGACTATGCAGCAATTGAGCGGGCTGGTATACATACGGGGTTGTTGCCTCAGGTGGTGCCTTCCGGTACGGTGGTAGGTACCACGCAAGCCGGGATCCCGGTGTACTGTTCGCTTGGGGATAATCAGGCCAGCTTTATCGGCAGTGTTCCGGTTCCTGATGAATCGGTATTGCTTAATATAGGAACAGGAAGTCAGCTTTCCGTTCTGCTGCCTGATGCTGAGTACCAGTTAGCGGGGATGGAGATACGGCCTTTTCCAGGCGGAGGCAGGCTTGTAGTCGGTGCGGCGCTCAGCGGAGGGAAATCCTATGTACTGCTGGAACATTTTTTCCGGGAGCTAATTACGGCCTACACGGGTGAGGCACCGGGAAAACTGTACAGCTTCATGGAGCAGCTTCTAAGCGATGGAGAAACCGCCGGAACAGAACTGACGGTGAATACGCAGTTTCTCGGCACACGTACGGACCCCGAAGTGCGCGGCAGCATCGGGCAGATTTCGCTGGATAATTTCACTCCTGCCCGTCTGGCTCATGGATTCCTGCAGGGAATGATTGATGAGCTGTACGCATTCTATACGACACTGACTAGTTTAACGGGTAACGTCTACAAGTATGCGATAGGGTCCGGCAATGCACTGCGTGCCAATGCAGTGTTATGCGCAAAAGCCCAGTCCACTTTTAAACTGCCGCTGGCTCTTAGTCATTCACCGGAAGAAGCTGCGGTTGGAGCGGCACTCTATGCTGCTGTAGGGGCTGGCGGGATAGAAAGCTTCACCGAAGCGGGTCAATATATCGGACTGGAGCTTCCGGCAGACCCCGAACCCATCGTACCCGAAGCAGACAGACAGCGGCTGATGAAGCTTTATGGATTAACGCTTTATAAAGATGATGATGTACTCTCTAGCAGTGAGCAGCTTAGTACGTTGGGTGTTAAATATAATCCTAATGGTCTTCAGGAGAGTACAATCCATTCTTCGCCATACCGGATTAAGGTAACCGCAGGAGCTTCGATTGGCCCGCTGCGGCTTGGGATGTCCCGGAGCGAGATTGAAACAGCCGGCGCCGATCTTCCTGTATTCTATAAAGTTGGCTACGACACTGCGGGACTGGCGAATTTTATTGAAATTGCCAATCCTGAGGAGGAAGCGTTCTGCACGTTTGGAGAGACCGATCTGTTCCGTACCCCGGCATCAGAGCTGATTGAAATTCTGGATCAGATTTCCCCGTATCAGCGTGATCATGCCGAGACAGGCTGTACCTATATTTTTCCCCATATCGGATTTACGCTCTGGCGCTCCATGGCTCTTACTGAAGCTGATTTACTGACGGACGAGTATCGGTCACTTCCGCCTGATATATACGAGGATGAGAAGCGGCGGCTATATTTTGAATCCGTGTCAGTATTTCCGGTAGAGGTTAAATCATGA
- a CDS encoding TetR/AcrR family transcriptional regulator, producing MTTTSPALDRRISKSQAALKDAMIHLLHEKEFKDISVTDIVQQANLNRGTFYRHYQYKEELFEAILEDVTADLISSYREPYLSSETFDVGKLTSSGVKIFDHVARYAYFYTLIANTGALAGFQHHICHVLKILALQDMLHTPTVTGKLNHELQASYQAYAILGMIIEWINNGFKYSSAYMAEQLVAIIHFNSADVIFTPHISEFKF from the coding sequence ATGACAACTACATCTCCCGCGTTAGACCGAAGAATAAGCAAATCTCAAGCGGCACTGAAGGATGCCATGATCCACCTGCTGCATGAAAAAGAATTCAAAGACATTTCTGTCACGGACATCGTGCAACAGGCGAACCTGAACCGCGGCACCTTCTATAGGCATTATCAATATAAAGAGGAGCTGTTCGAAGCTATACTGGAGGATGTTACGGCGGATCTGATAAGCTCCTACCGTGAGCCTTATTTGAGTAGTGAAACCTTTGATGTCGGCAAGCTGACCTCTTCAGGGGTGAAAATTTTTGATCATGTGGCTAGATATGCTTACTTCTATACGCTAATAGCTAATACGGGTGCACTAGCAGGCTTTCAGCACCACATTTGTCATGTCCTCAAAATACTGGCGCTGCAGGATATGCTGCACACGCCAACAGTCACGGGCAAGCTCAATCATGAGCTGCAGGCCAGTTATCAGGCTTATGCTATTCTGGGGATGATCATCGAATGGATCAATAACGGGTTCAAGTACAGTTCTGCATATATGGCGGAGCAGCTGGTAGCCATCATTCATTTCAATTCGGCAGATGTCATATTTACACCGCATATCTCTGAATTTAAGTTTTGA
- a CDS encoding SgrR family transcriptional regulator, which yields MDMADYYLRLKMRYTAEADGTWFPVTMDELAAVFDCTRRNTQFLIQKLKEQHYIGWQPGLGRGNTSKLVLLRNKEELMLERAQYLASHGQINEAFKSLRESDGESLHAEFRTWLVEQFGVQKQKSEADVLRYPFYRPVLDLDPMKVVRRTEAHMIRQLCDTLTQYDAASGQLKAGLAHHWEHDGTCRRWTFYLRKGVLFHHGKHLTADDVKYTFARIRQWNRKDWLVKSVQTIEVSGTYSLCFELQERNALFAHFIATERFAIVPDDLEQLAARRDFTRLPVGTGPFSIISNTETMLVLEANEHYFAGRPFLDRIEMWVWPGYEEELRQEQPLANAHLLYFEALNKVESVQTLNQLELGSTVLTFNLSKPGVLQDLQLRQAIHLALSRKQMILELKGRRTQPASGFDPAFYDAGYAGDCSAAAALELLKHSAYAGEILQLYTYEYFSNEEDVRWIQTVCRNIGVHIELNVLPIRELSQADLIIQADMIYAGEVLGDEPSITLIEMYRSNNGYIQNHLDPSIRHKVESMLSDAISEQDEEQRRVVLRAVEHELKQQVNVLFLYHSMQEVGHDPSLHGISLNAWGKINYKDVWVK from the coding sequence ATGGACATGGCGGATTATTATCTGAGGTTAAAAATGCGTTATACAGCAGAAGCAGACGGCACCTGGTTTCCCGTTACAATGGATGAACTGGCAGCTGTCTTTGACTGCACTCGGCGCAATACCCAATTCCTGATCCAAAAGCTGAAAGAGCAGCATTATATCGGCTGGCAACCGGGACTGGGAAGGGGGAATACATCAAAGCTTGTTTTGCTGCGGAATAAGGAAGAGCTGATGCTGGAGAGGGCACAATATTTAGCCTCACATGGCCAGATTAATGAAGCCTTTAAGTCCCTCCGGGAAAGTGACGGGGAGTCGCTGCATGCCGAGTTCCGCACTTGGCTTGTGGAACAGTTCGGTGTGCAAAAGCAGAAGAGTGAGGCGGATGTGCTGCGGTATCCCTTTTACCGTCCTGTCCTTGATCTTGACCCGATGAAGGTGGTGCGGCGGACAGAAGCGCATATGATTCGCCAGCTGTGTGATACCCTGACCCAATATGATGCAGCCAGCGGCCAGCTGAAGGCAGGGCTTGCCCATCACTGGGAACATGACGGAACATGTAGAAGATGGACCTTTTACCTGCGCAAAGGCGTGCTGTTTCATCACGGAAAACATCTGACTGCAGATGATGTGAAGTATACTTTTGCTCGGATCCGGCAGTGGAACCGAAAAGATTGGCTGGTGAAAAGTGTGCAGACAATCGAAGTTTCAGGCACCTATAGTCTTTGCTTTGAGCTGCAGGAGCGAAATGCGCTGTTTGCACATTTTATTGCCACGGAACGGTTTGCCATTGTTCCGGATGATCTGGAGCAGCTGGCGGCAAGACGTGATTTTACGAGGCTGCCGGTAGGGACGGGGCCTTTCAGCATTATCAGCAACACAGAAACTATGCTTGTCTTGGAAGCTAATGAGCATTATTTTGCCGGACGGCCTTTTCTGGACCGGATTGAGATGTGGGTATGGCCCGGTTATGAGGAGGAGCTGCGGCAGGAGCAACCGCTTGCTAATGCGCATCTCCTGTATTTCGAGGCACTTAATAAGGTGGAGTCAGTGCAGACGCTGAATCAGCTCGAGCTGGGGAGCACGGTGCTTACATTCAACCTTTCCAAACCTGGAGTATTGCAGGATTTACAGCTGCGTCAGGCCATTCACCTGGCACTCAGCCGCAAACAAATGATACTGGAGCTGAAAGGCAGGAGGACTCAGCCCGCGTCGGGGTTTGATCCTGCCTTTTATGATGCTGGCTACGCCGGTGACTGTTCAGCCGCAGCGGCACTGGAACTGTTGAAGCACTCCGCATATGCAGGAGAAATTCTTCAGCTGTACACCTATGAATATTTCAGCAATGAAGAGGACGTACGCTGGATTCAGACAGTATGCAGGAACATAGGTGTGCATATTGAGCTTAACGTACTGCCGATCCGGGAGCTGTCACAAGCGGACTTGATCATTCAGGCGGATATGATTTATGCGGGTGAAGTGCTGGGTGATGAACCCTCCATCACGCTGATAGAAATGTATAGGTCGAATAACGGATATATTCAGAACCATCTCGACCCTTCAATAAGACATAAGGTGGAATCTATGCTGTCTGATGCGATTAGTGAACAAGATGAGGAACAGCGGAGGGTTGTGCTAAGAGCGGTTGAGCATGAACTGAAACAGCAGGTGAACGTGCTTTTTTTGTATCACAGTATGCAGGAAGTCGGCCATGATCCGTCACTGCATGGCATCTCGCTGAATGCCTGGGGCAAAATTAATTATAAGGATGTCTGGGTGAAGTGA
- a CDS encoding AAA family ATPase, with the protein MMTQKLPLFIITGASGVGKTTVMHELRTILPEFVVFSTDLDNFGSTADKLEYQDRYNLLLHFANAVAKSGRGTIICGTFMTWDAEKCDTYANFSEVCFINLHCDDLTRSSRLRSREDKAIWTEDMLKQHEEFAQWLLDHADTDYNPPMPIIDTTSTPPSQVAEQIKSYILLKWNERQVSTEV; encoded by the coding sequence ATGATGACACAGAAATTACCGTTATTTATTATCACAGGTGCCAGTGGCGTAGGTAAGACAACCGTGATGCATGAATTAAGAACAATCCTGCCCGAATTTGTGGTGTTCAGCACTGATCTTGATAATTTCGGTTCAACTGCTGATAAGCTGGAATATCAGGACAGGTACAACCTGCTGCTGCATTTTGCCAACGCCGTTGCGAAGTCAGGGAGAGGTACCATTATTTGCGGGACGTTTATGACCTGGGATGCCGAAAAATGTGATACATACGCTAACTTTAGTGAAGTCTGCTTCATTAATCTCCATTGCGATGATCTAACCCGCAGTTCCCGGCTTCGCAGCCGCGAGGATAAGGCCATATGGACAGAGGATATGCTGAAGCAGCATGAGGAATTTGCACAGTGGCTTCTCGACCATGCAGACACCGACTATAATCCGCCAATGCCTATAATCGACACCACCTCTACTCCGCCTTCCCAAGTAGCTGAGCAAATCAAAAGCTATATCCTATTAAAGTGGAATGAACGGCAGGTGAGTACAGAGGTGTAA